CGGCGGGATCGGGAACCGCGGCCATCGCCGGATCGAAGAAGCCGTCGATCGGCGCCAGGATCAGATTGGTGCCGAACGCCGAGCGCTGCGGGGTGAACACCTTCGACATGGCCGGCCGCGGAACACCGGTGTGCAGCGCGACGGTCTCCCGGAGCACCGCGAGCAGCTGGGTGGTCATCTCCTCGGTCGACGCGAACCGCTCGGCCGGATCGGTGGCCGTCGCCCGCTGCAGAAAGTAGTAGTACGACGGATTCTCGACGAAGAGTTCCGTGGTCTCCGGATCGGGCAGGCCGTCGACGTACCGGCCCTTCTCCATCGGCATGTCCAGCGTCAGCACGGCGAGGGTGCGGCCGATGCTGTAGATGTCGGTGACCACCTGCGGGCCGGTCTCGACGATCTCTGGCGCCTGAAAGCCGGGTGTCCCGTACAGGTGCCCGTAGCCGTTGATCGCCGACACCGCGCCGAGGTCGATCATCTTGACCTCGTCGCTGGTGATCATGATGTTGTCGGGCTTCACGTCGTTGTACGCCAGCCCGAGCGAGTGCAGATGCCCGACGGCCGAGAGCACCTCGAGGACATACGCCATCGCCTGCTCGATCGGCAGGTTCACCTTCTCGCCGTCGGGCCCGGTGGTCAGCTGCTTGAGCGTGTGACCGCCGACGTACTCCATGACGATGTAGCCGAGCTGCCGGTCCTCGTCGTCGGTGTACTCGACGAAGTTGTAGATCTTGACGATGCCGGGGTCGTTGACCGACGCGAGGAACTGCCGCTCGGCGATCGCGACCGCCCGCGCCGCCGAGTCAGACGAGTTCAGCAGGCCCTTGAGCACCACCGGCCGGTCGGAGACGTTGTGGTCGACGGCCAGATAGATCCATCCCATGCCGCCGTGCGCGATGGCGCCGGCGATCTCGTACTGGTCGGCGACCATGGTGCCGCGTTCGAGGCCGGGAACGAACGAATACCGGGAGCCGCAATGCGGACAGTGGCCGGTCAGCGGCCCCTCGTCGGGGCCGGATGCCCGCCCGACCGGCTTCCCGCAGTTCCAGCAGAACCGCTTGCTCTCCACGATGATCGGGTTCGACAGCACCGCATCGGCCGGGTCGATGTCCCGCATCGCGGGCAGCGCGACGAGCTCGCTGCCGAGCCGCCGGTCGTGCACGGCGGCGGTGCTCTTCCGCGGCGGCCGCCGGTGGGGGAGCGCCGGGTCGTCGAAGAGGCGGCCCGCGGGCGTCGCCTGGGTGCCCGGCTCGACGTCGGTGTCGTCGTCCAGGTCGTCGAGCGACATGGGGGGAGTGGCCTGGGTGGCCGGGTAGTCGTCGTCGAACACGTCGACCGGCGTGGCCTGCGTGCGGACCGTGCCGACCGGCTCTTCGACGGGTTTCCGATCGGTCATCGTGCCTCCTCCCGATAGGTCACCGGCGGCGGGACGGCCGGGCCCAGCTGCGACAACCACTGGTTGTACGACTGCTGCCAGCTGCCGTCGGCATGCCGCTGCTCCAGCACACCGTTCACGAAGCGCACCATGTCGTTCTCGCCGAGCGGGATACCCACCCCGTAGTACTCGGTCCCGAACGGGTCGCCGACGATCTGCACCCACGGATCCTGCGCCGCGATCCCGGACAGCAGCGGCTCGTCGCCGGCGATCGCGTCGACCTGCCCCTGCTG
The nucleotide sequence above comes from Gordonia sp. PP30. Encoded proteins:
- a CDS encoding serine/threonine-protein kinase, giving the protein MTDRKPVEEPVGTVRTQATPVDVFDDDYPATQATPPMSLDDLDDDTDVEPGTQATPAGRLFDDPALPHRRPPRKSTAAVHDRRLGSELVALPAMRDIDPADAVLSNPIIVESKRFCWNCGKPVGRASGPDEGPLTGHCPHCGSRYSFVPGLERGTMVADQYEIAGAIAHGGMGWIYLAVDHNVSDRPVVLKGLLNSSDSAARAVAIAERQFLASVNDPGIVKIYNFVEYTDDEDRQLGYIVMEYVGGHTLKQLTTGPDGEKVNLPIEQAMAYVLEVLSAVGHLHSLGLAYNDVKPDNIMITSDEVKMIDLGAVSAINGYGHLYGTPGFQAPEIVETGPQVVTDIYSIGRTLAVLTLDMPMEKGRYVDGLPDPETTELFVENPSYYYFLQRATATDPAERFASTEEMTTQLLAVLRETVALHTGVPRPAMSKVFTPQRSAFGTNLILAPIDGFFDPAMAAVPDPADIARALPVPLVDPEDPAANLLSSAALSYPRQVLDSIKNARAEGFPGLALGDDDSDGHPSAEIDLAEARSHLELGNLEIALRLLHDAAANHGDSWRVQWYLGICALQDGDAEVAYERFQTVLEAMPGEVAPKLAVAGTAELIGYWLSVQDEVSNDQVAQIEHWYDIARHHYHDLWLTDHSIVTAAFGLARMLLAEGRHLEAIEPLDEVPTTSRHYSIAQESAILCLVHERPMSEVEKDELFEAADRLERLTDEDGRLGRLRLIVLGTTLGWIDLHREELEETPDGEHPDFLGFPFTEQGLRAGTERCLRELARRTRDNRAHRFLLVDLANLVRPATLF